One Nocardia iowensis DNA window includes the following coding sequences:
- a CDS encoding TrmH family RNA methyltransferase, which produces MNHPVPDAAEQDPPGPTEWGEHPFGVGPWATEHDEPPPDDPRLDPELLADGDRRNVVDAYRYWTREAIVADIDRRRHPFHVAIENFGHDANIGTVVRTANAFAAAAVHIVGRKRWNRRGAMVTDRYQHIEHHASIDELLDFAAREQLTIVAVDNVPGSIPLETAELPRRCLLLFGQEGPGVTAHAKDAAAMTISIAQFGSTRSINAGVAAGIAMHAWIRQHADLTDAW; this is translated from the coding sequence GTGAATCACCCAGTGCCGGACGCGGCGGAGCAGGACCCACCGGGGCCCACCGAGTGGGGCGAGCACCCGTTCGGCGTCGGCCCATGGGCCACCGAGCACGACGAACCACCGCCGGACGACCCCAGGCTCGACCCCGAACTACTGGCCGACGGTGACCGCCGCAACGTGGTCGACGCCTATCGGTACTGGACTCGCGAGGCGATCGTCGCCGACATCGACCGGCGCAGGCATCCGTTCCACGTCGCCATCGAGAACTTCGGGCACGACGCGAACATCGGCACCGTGGTCCGCACGGCCAACGCCTTCGCCGCGGCGGCCGTGCACATCGTCGGCAGGAAGCGGTGGAATCGTCGCGGCGCCATGGTGACCGACCGCTACCAGCACATCGAGCATCACGCGAGCATCGATGAGCTGCTGGACTTCGCCGCCCGCGAGCAGCTCACCATCGTCGCGGTGGACAATGTGCCCGGCTCGATCCCGCTCGAAACGGCCGAACTGCCGCGCCGCTGCCTGCTGCTGTTCGGGCAGGAGGGCCCCGGTGTCACCGCACACGCGAAAGACGCGGCGGCCATGACCATTTCGATCGCCCAGTTCGGTTCGACCCGCAGCATCAACGCCGGTGTCGCCGCCGGAATCGCCATGCACGCATGGATTCGGCAGCACGCGGACCTGACCGACGCCTGGTAG